AACCACAAACGGCGCGGTGATGTTGCGAACGCACCGGCAGGGGAAAGCGAGGCGTGCCAATTCCGACCCCAGCGTGGGCCAGCACCGCGAGCAGGCGCTGGGACTGATTGGGAAAATTCAAGAACTCCGATTGCGCGGCCATTGCCCAGCGAATTTTCGCCAGCCCAAAGCCACCAGCCCACCGCGGCCGCGCCAGCCGCGCCAGCGCGATCGCCAACAATACTTGACGCAAGGTGTAATGATGACGCGGGAGATGAAACCACAAGTCGAACCGACGCCGGCGCAGCGCCACAATCATACCAATCAGCGTTCGGGCATTTTGGGTAACGTCGGGCGGATAGACCATGAATTCATCGATCCAACCCGCCCCCTCCAAAAGCCGCCAGCTTTCGGCCTTACGCGTGCGCTCGGGCCAAGTCAGCAGGCACAGGCGGGCGCCGGGATAAGCCTTGCGGATAGCGTCGAGGGCAGGCAAGCCTACTACGAAGTCGCCCACTCCGGCGGGGTAACAGACACAGATGGTGTTGACGGAGGCGGGGTGACGACGGGGCCACAGCGATCGGGCCAAAAGCCAAAGCCCGCCATTGGCCAGCAGGTATAGTAGCCGGATGCAGGCGGCGATTTGTCGCCGCGGTTTCATGCCAATGAGTGGCCGTTGGCGCTTAGAGAAAGCTCTTGGCGCAGGAGAGCGCGCGTTAGCAAAATGGCGGCGGCAGTCAACAGAGCAAGCAGTCCAGCCGCCACCGTATCGACACCGCGACGTGGACGAACAGGGGAATCCGGCGCGACTGGAGCCTCCAGCACCCGGAAGGCGAAATTAGCTTCGGCC
This window of the Candidatus Binataceae bacterium genome carries:
- a CDS encoding glycosyltransferase family 9 protein gives rise to the protein MKPRRQIAACIRLLYLLANGGLWLLARSLWPRRHPASVNTICVCYPAGVGDFVVGLPALDAIRKAYPGARLCLLTWPERTRKAESWRLLEGAGWIDEFMVYPPDVTQNARTLIGMIVALRRRRFDLWFHLPRHHYTLRQVLLAIALARLARPRWAGGFGLAKIRWAMAAQSEFLNFPNQSQRLLAVLAHAGVGIGTPRFPLPVRSQHHRAVCGWLEQAGLEGLPLVALAPGALVALKRWPAARFAAVGRELSKVGYGVVVLGSAEEAELGRAVAEAIGAGALNLAGRCSLLESAAALKHMSLLICNDSGLQHLAAAVGTPCVAVFHFADLHGTWHPWGSAHTVLKRWVECHSCNRTSCAHQRCLTEIGVAEVIGAALRKLRSPAPDASGGGPPWRGKFAHVPDLRAISARRSVLDP